One Pseudomonas sp. FP1742 genomic window carries:
- a CDS encoding TRAP transporter small permease, with product MKNLLLRINDRIYMTCIWVAGLSVLAIALIIPWGVFARYVLGTGSSWPEPTAILLMMLFTFIGAAASYRAGAHMAVAMLTDRMAPGLRKTMSIVSQLLMATICLFMAIWGTKLCLSTWNQFMSSLPTLRVGITYMPIPVGGVLTLIFVLEKLLLGDQSNRRVVRFDLIEESEGAA from the coding sequence ATGAAGAATCTGCTGCTGCGCATCAACGACAGGATTTACATGACCTGCATCTGGGTCGCCGGCCTGTCAGTCCTGGCCATTGCCCTGATCATTCCCTGGGGCGTCTTCGCCCGTTATGTCCTGGGCACCGGTTCGAGTTGGCCGGAGCCCACCGCGATTCTGCTGATGATGCTGTTCACCTTCATTGGCGCCGCCGCCAGTTATCGCGCCGGTGCGCACATGGCCGTGGCCATGCTCACCGACCGCATGGCCCCCGGACTGCGCAAGACCATGAGCATCGTTTCGCAGCTGCTGATGGCGACCATTTGCCTGTTCATGGCCATCTGGGGCACCAAACTCTGTCTGTCTACCTGGAACCAGTTCATGAGCTCTCTGCCCACCCTGCGTGTGGGCATCACCTACATGCCGATCCCCGTGGGCGGTGTGCTGACGTTGATTTTCGTGCTGGAAAAACTCTTGCTCGGTGACCAGAGCAACCGTCGGGTCGTGCGTTTCGATCTGATCGAAGAAAGCGAAGGGGCGGCATGA
- a CDS encoding TRAP transporter substrate-binding protein — MDFKRTLLAAALPITAALTFTLSSATQALEIKFADIHPAGYPTVIAEEQLGKTLVADSDGKLTFKMFAGGVLGSEKEVIEQAQVGAIQMARVSLGIVGPVVPDVNVFNMPFVFRDQAHMRKVIDGEVGDEILDKITHSEFNLVALAWMDGGTRNIYTKKPVRSLADLKGMKIRVQGNPMFIDTINAMGGNGIAMDTGEIFSALQTGVIDGAENNPPTLLEHNHYQNAKFYSLTGHLILPEPIVMSKITWEKLTPEQQTLVKKAAKAAQAQERTLWDAKSASSEEKLKAAGVEFITVDKKPFYEATASVREKYGAPYADLIKRIEAVQ; from the coding sequence ATGGACTTCAAACGCACGTTGCTCGCCGCTGCGCTTCCCATCACTGCAGCGCTGACCTTCACCCTCAGTAGCGCCACCCAGGCGCTGGAAATCAAATTCGCCGACATCCACCCCGCCGGTTACCCGACCGTGATCGCCGAGGAACAGCTGGGTAAAACCCTGGTGGCCGACAGCGACGGCAAACTGACCTTCAAGATGTTCGCCGGCGGTGTGCTCGGCTCGGAAAAAGAGGTGATCGAACAGGCTCAGGTCGGCGCCATCCAGATGGCCCGGGTCAGCCTTGGCATCGTCGGACCAGTGGTGCCGGACGTGAACGTGTTCAACATGCCGTTCGTGTTCCGCGACCAGGCGCACATGCGCAAAGTCATCGACGGTGAGGTCGGTGACGAGATCCTCGACAAGATCACTCACTCCGAATTCAACCTGGTCGCCCTGGCCTGGATGGACGGCGGCACGCGCAATATCTACACCAAGAAACCGGTACGCAGCCTCGCCGATCTCAAAGGCATGAAGATCCGCGTGCAAGGCAACCCGATGTTCATCGACACCATCAACGCCATGGGCGGCAATGGCATCGCGATGGACACCGGCGAGATCTTCAGCGCCTTGCAGACCGGGGTAATCGACGGCGCGGAAAACAACCCGCCGACCCTGCTCGAACACAACCACTACCAGAACGCCAAGTTCTACAGCCTGACCGGGCACCTGATCCTGCCCGAGCCGATCGTGATGTCGAAAATCACCTGGGAAAAACTCACCCCCGAGCAGCAAACGCTGGTGAAAAAAGCCGCCAAAGCCGCACAGGCCCAGGAACGCACGCTGTGGGACGCCAAATCTGCCAGTAGCGAAGAGAAACTCAAGGCTGCCGGCGTCGAGTTCATCACGGTCGACAAGAAACCTTTCTATGAAGCCACGGCCTCGGTCCGGGAAAAATACGGCGCGCCTTACGCCGACCTGATCAAGCGCATCGAAGCCGTTCAGTAA
- a CDS encoding SMP-30/gluconolactonase/LRE family protein: MQAELIVDARNAVGESPVWVPEENALYWVDIPAGGLQRWSADSGHVHAWKTPQMLACIARHSAGGWIAGMESGLFHLHPHNDGSLDSELLAHIDHTRPDMRLNDGRCDRQGRFWAGSMVLNMGANAADGRLYRYSAGQPGPLASRLGDFIVPNGLGFSPDGKTMYLSDSHPNVQQIWAFDYDIHSGTPSNRRLFVDMHHFLGRPDGAAVDAEGCYWICANDAGLIHRFTPAGRLDRSLPVPVKKPTMCAFGGSRLDTLFVTSIRPADDHDAQSLAGGVFAITPGVQGLPEPQFNDSL, translated from the coding sequence ATGCAAGCCGAATTGATTGTCGATGCCCGCAATGCGGTCGGTGAAAGCCCGGTGTGGGTCCCCGAGGAAAACGCCCTGTACTGGGTCGATATTCCGGCCGGTGGGTTGCAGCGCTGGAGTGCCGACAGCGGACACGTTCACGCCTGGAAAACCCCGCAAATGCTCGCCTGCATCGCCCGTCACAGCGCGGGTGGCTGGATCGCCGGCATGGAAAGCGGATTGTTTCACCTGCATCCGCACAACGATGGCAGCCTCGACAGCGAACTGCTGGCCCACATCGATCACACCCGCCCCGACATGCGCCTGAACGATGGGCGCTGTGATCGTCAGGGGCGGTTCTGGGCCGGCAGCATGGTGCTGAACATGGGCGCCAACGCCGCTGACGGCCGGCTCTATCGCTACAGCGCCGGGCAACCCGGACCACTCGCCTCCCGACTCGGCGATTTCATCGTGCCCAATGGCCTGGGCTTCAGCCCGGACGGCAAGACGATGTACCTCTCGGATTCACACCCGAACGTGCAGCAGATCTGGGCCTTCGATTACGACATCCACAGCGGTACGCCGTCCAACCGTCGACTGTTCGTCGACATGCATCACTTCCTTGGGCGCCCCGATGGCGCCGCCGTGGATGCCGAAGGTTGCTACTGGATCTGCGCCAACGACGCCGGGCTGATTCACCGCTTCACCCCCGCGGGTCGACTGGACCGTTCCCTCCCCGTGCCGGTGAAGAAACCGACCATGTGCGCCTTCGGTGGCAGCCGGCTCGACACGCTGTTCGTGACCTCGATCCGCCCCGCTGACGACCATGACGCACAGTCCCTGGCCGGCGGCGTATTCGCCATCACCCCCGGCGTTCAAGGTTTACCCGAACCCCAGTTCAACGACTCGCTTTAA
- a CDS encoding NAD(P)-dependent oxidoreductase, with translation MTTTSPVRAPFNRLLLTGAAGGLGKVLRERLRPYANVIRLSDIAAMTPAIDDREEVVPCDLADKQAVHQLVEGVDAILHFGGVSVERPFEEILGANICGVFHIYEAARRHGVKRVIFASSNHVIGFYKQDETLDAHSPRRPDGYYGLSKSYGEDMASFYFDRHGIETVSIRIGSSFPEPQNRRMMSTWLSFGDLTQLLERALYTPDVGHTVVYGVSDNQHVWWDNRFAAHLGYAPQDTSEVFRETVEAQPMPAEDDPARIYQGGAFVAAGPFGD, from the coding sequence ATGACGACCACCTCCCCAGTCCGTGCGCCTTTCAATCGCCTGCTCCTGACCGGCGCTGCCGGTGGCCTCGGTAAAGTCCTGCGCGAACGCCTGCGGCCATACGCCAACGTGATCCGCCTGTCGGACATCGCCGCCATGACACCGGCCATCGATGACCGCGAAGAAGTCGTGCCGTGCGACCTCGCCGACAAGCAAGCGGTGCACCAGCTGGTCGAAGGCGTGGACGCGATCCTGCACTTCGGCGGCGTGTCGGTGGAGCGTCCGTTCGAAGAGATCCTCGGCGCCAACATCTGCGGGGTGTTCCATATCTACGAAGCGGCCCGCCGTCACGGCGTGAAACGGGTGATCTTCGCCAGCTCCAATCATGTCATTGGCTTCTACAAGCAGGACGAAACCCTCGACGCCCACTCCCCTCGCCGCCCGGACGGCTACTACGGCTTGTCCAAGTCCTACGGCGAAGACATGGCCAGTTTCTACTTCGATCGCCATGGCATCGAGACTGTCAGCATCCGCATCGGCTCCTCGTTCCCGGAACCACAAAACCGTCGAATGATGAGCACCTGGCTGAGCTTCGGCGACCTGACACAGTTGCTCGAACGCGCGCTGTACACCCCGGATGTCGGCCACACCGTGGTGTATGGCGTGTCCGACAACCAGCACGTCTGGTGGGACAACCGTTTCGCCGCGCACCTGGGTTATGCACCGCAAGACACGTCCGAAGTGTTCCGCGAAACAGTCGAAGCCCAGCCGATGCCCGCCGAGGATGATCCGGCCCGGATCTATCAGGGCGGTGCCTTTGTCGCGGCCGGGCCGTTCGGCGACTGA
- a CDS encoding polysaccharide deacetylase family protein — MTTALWQRSPRLLKHLLAAALLLPSLAFAQERPWPDGSQLVISFSMQFETGGQPDGAESPFSGTPLPKGYPDLPAQTWFDYGYKEGLWRMLDLWDRNGIKVTSHVVGEAALKHPELVRAIADRGHEVAAHGMRWADSYNMSYEQEKAFIGDGVEAVQKLTGQRSVGYNANWLRRSPNTLKVLQDLNFTYHIDDVSRDEPFVTLVRGKKFAVVPYTLRNNDIVLIEGRHFSAQQFYRQLVLEFDRLYAEGVSQRRMMSVSLHDRIGGTPAMVEAVERFIRYAKSHPKVSFMRKDQIAQIVLTEKNPLIDNTEAAYNH; from the coding sequence ATGACCACCGCCCTTTGGCAACGCTCCCCCCGCCTGCTGAAACATCTGCTGGCCGCCGCCCTGCTGCTGCCGTCCCTCGCGTTCGCTCAGGAACGCCCGTGGCCGGATGGCTCGCAACTGGTGATTTCGTTCTCCATGCAATTCGAAACCGGCGGCCAGCCCGACGGTGCCGAAAGTCCGTTCTCCGGCACTCCACTGCCCAAGGGTTATCCGGACTTGCCGGCACAGACCTGGTTCGACTACGGCTACAAGGAAGGCCTGTGGCGGATGCTCGACCTGTGGGACCGCAACGGCATCAAGGTCACGTCCCATGTGGTGGGCGAAGCGGCGTTGAAACACCCTGAACTGGTGCGGGCGATCGCCGACCGTGGCCATGAAGTCGCCGCCCATGGCATGCGCTGGGCCGACTCTTACAACATGAGCTACGAGCAAGAGAAGGCCTTCATCGGCGACGGCGTCGAGGCGGTGCAGAAACTCACCGGCCAGCGCTCGGTGGGCTACAACGCCAACTGGCTGCGACGCAGCCCCAATACCCTGAAAGTGCTGCAGGACCTGAACTTCACCTATCACATCGACGACGTCAGCCGCGACGAGCCGTTTGTGACACTGGTCCGTGGCAAGAAATTCGCCGTGGTGCCTTACACCCTGCGCAACAACGACATCGTGCTGATCGAAGGCCGGCACTTCTCGGCGCAGCAGTTCTACCGGCAACTGGTGCTGGAATTCGACCGCTTGTACGCCGAAGGCGTTAGCCAGCGGCGGATGATGTCGGTGAGTCTGCATGACCGCATCGGCGGCACCCCGGCGATGGTCGAGGCGGTGGAGCGCTTTATCCGTTACGCCAAGTCCCATCCGAAGGTCAGCTTCATGCGCAAGGATCAGATCGCCCAGATCGTGCTGACCGAAAAGAACCCGCTGATCGATAACACCGAGGCGGCGTACAACCATTGA
- the copD gene encoding copper homeostasis membrane protein CopD, whose translation MPEALVLCRFLHFTVVLMLFGAWVFRPLLLGRATKELDPALARATRWLSAVALLSGVGWLLLISASMAGSPEAAFDPATLGLVLSNTFFGQVWRWHLLLNLLLMAVLLTPWRSSVPLRVGLSSLLLATLAPVGHGAMLDGLQGQLLILNQIVHLTCVGAWLGGLMLLVMILRQPADHPVSAILQRFSGIGYALVAGLVMTGLINVRVLTGAFWPTPLLSGFALILLIKVVLVIAMLGLALFNRLRIEDCQQRPGLLHTSVVLEWLLGIGAVAAVSLLGTLPPMITP comes from the coding sequence ATGCCCGAGGCGCTGGTGCTGTGCCGCTTCCTGCATTTCACCGTGGTGCTGATGCTGTTCGGGGCCTGGGTGTTCAGGCCTTTGCTGTTGGGCCGTGCAACGAAGGAGCTGGATCCGGCCCTGGCGCGAGCGACCCGCTGGCTCAGCGCGGTGGCGTTGCTCAGTGGCGTCGGCTGGTTGCTGCTGATCAGCGCCAGCATGGCCGGCTCGCCGGAGGCGGCATTCGACCCGGCGACGCTGGGCCTGGTGCTGAGCAATACCTTTTTCGGCCAGGTCTGGCGCTGGCATCTGCTGCTCAATCTGTTGCTCATGGCAGTGCTGTTGACGCCCTGGCGTTCCAGCGTGCCCCTGCGTGTCGGTCTTTCCAGCCTGCTGCTGGCGACCCTGGCTCCGGTCGGTCATGGCGCCATGCTCGATGGCCTGCAAGGCCAACTGTTAATCCTCAACCAGATTGTTCACCTGACGTGCGTCGGCGCCTGGCTCGGCGGGCTGATGTTGCTGGTGATGATCCTGCGCCAACCGGCCGATCATCCCGTAAGCGCGATACTGCAACGCTTCAGCGGCATCGGTTACGCGTTGGTGGCGGGACTGGTGATGACCGGGCTGATCAACGTGCGGGTATTGACCGGAGCATTCTGGCCGACGCCGTTGCTGTCCGGGTTTGCGCTGATCCTGTTGATCAAGGTCGTGCTGGTGATCGCGATGCTCGGGTTGGCGCTGTTCAATCGGCTGCGGATCGAGGATTGCCAACAGCGCCCGGGCCTGCTGCATACCAGCGTTGTGCTGGAATGGTTACTGGGGATCGGCGCAGTGGCGGCGGTTTCGCTGCTGGGCACCCTGCCCCCTATGATCACCCCCTGA
- the copC gene encoding copper homeostasis periplasmic binding protein CopC has translation MLLKNALTTAALLGSLLAASSVFAHAHLKSQTPAADSTVQAPTELRLVFSEGVEATFTKVTISKDGADVPVKSLATEGSDKKTLIVTPAAPLAAGDYKVEWHAVSVDTHKSEGAYRFKVGQ, from the coding sequence ATGCTGCTCAAGAACGCCCTGACCACCGCCGCCCTGCTCGGCTCGCTGCTCGCCGCCTCATCGGTATTTGCCCACGCCCATCTGAAAAGCCAGACCCCGGCGGCCGACAGTACCGTGCAGGCGCCAACGGAACTGCGCCTGGTGTTTTCCGAAGGGGTTGAAGCAACGTTCACCAAAGTGACGATCAGTAAGGACGGTGCCGACGTACCGGTAAAAAGCCTCGCCACCGAAGGCAGCGACAAGAAAACCCTGATCGTCACCCCGGCAGCGCCGTTGGCCGCGGGCGATTACAAAGTCGAATGGCACGCCGTGTCGGTCGACACCCATAAAAGTGAAGGCGCCTACCGCTTCAAGGTGGGTCAGTAA
- a CDS encoding TetR/AcrR family transcriptional regulator → MGNHKIEIRRSNVEKILLAAEKVFAEKGFGSTAMADIAAEVQLPRSNLHYYFSTKSELYSAVLLGLLEVWKQDALCFEMFDDPRVVLSSYIRAKMNHSRSRPYGSKVWANEIIHGAPTLGEKLDASLYDWAKMKEAKIRQWVEDKRILPVEPSCLLYMIWASTQHYADFDHQVNILNDHQPLSDMQFERAVQTVTSVILRGIGLEP, encoded by the coding sequence ATGGGCAATCACAAGATCGAGATTCGTCGCAGTAACGTCGAAAAAATCCTGCTGGCGGCCGAAAAGGTCTTCGCCGAAAAAGGCTTCGGCAGTACCGCCATGGCCGACATCGCCGCCGAGGTGCAACTGCCACGCTCCAACCTGCATTACTACTTCAGCACCAAGAGCGAGCTGTACAGCGCGGTGCTGCTGGGGTTGCTGGAGGTCTGGAAACAGGACGCCCTGTGCTTCGAGATGTTCGACGACCCGCGCGTGGTGCTCAGCAGCTACATCCGCGCCAAGATGAACCATTCCCGCAGCCGGCCGTACGGTTCGAAAGTCTGGGCCAACGAAATCATCCATGGCGCACCGACCCTGGGTGAGAAGCTGGACGCGAGCCTGTACGACTGGGCCAAGATGAAAGAAGCGAAAATCCGCCAGTGGGTGGAAGACAAACGCATCCTGCCGGTGGAGCCTTCCTGCCTGCTGTACATGATCTGGGCCTCGACCCAGCACTACGCCGACTTCGATCACCAGGTGAATATCCTGAATGATCATCAGCCGTTGTCGGACATGCAGTTCGAGCGGGCGGTGCAGACGGTGACCAGTGTGATCTTGCGCGGGATCGGGTTGGAGCCTTGA
- the preA gene encoding NAD-dependent dihydropyrimidine dehydrogenase subunit PreA, whose product MADLSIVFAGIKAPNPFWLASAPPTDKAYNVVRAFEAGWGGVVWKTLGEDPAAVNVSSRYSAHFGANREVMGFNNIELITDRSLEINLREITQVKKDWPDRALIVSLMVPCVEESWKNILPLVEATGADGIELNFGCPHGMPERGMGAAVGQVPEYVEQVTRWCKTYCSLPVIVKLTPNITDIRVAARAAHRGGADAVSLINTINSITSVNLERMVANPAVGSQSTHGGYCGSAVKPIALNMVAEIARDPQTQGLPISGIGGIGSWRDAAEFIALGSGSVQVCTAAMLHGFRIVEEMKDGLSRWMDSQGYASVSEFSGRAVGNTTDWKYLDINYQVIAKIDQEACIGCGRCHIACEDTSHQAIASLKQADGTHKYEVIDEECVGCNLCQITCPVQDCIEMVPVDTGKPFLDWNHDPRNPYHVTP is encoded by the coding sequence ATGGCCGATCTCTCGATTGTCTTCGCCGGCATCAAAGCCCCCAACCCGTTCTGGCTGGCCTCCGCGCCGCCGACCGATAAAGCCTACAACGTGGTCCGCGCGTTTGAGGCCGGTTGGGGTGGCGTGGTCTGGAAAACCCTGGGGGAAGACCCGGCGGCGGTCAACGTGTCGTCACGGTATTCGGCGCACTTCGGGGCTAACCGTGAAGTCATGGGCTTCAACAACATCGAGCTGATCACCGACCGTTCGCTGGAGATCAACCTGCGGGAAATCACCCAGGTCAAAAAGGACTGGCCGGACCGTGCGCTGATCGTGTCGCTGATGGTGCCCTGCGTCGAAGAGTCGTGGAAAAACATCCTGCCGCTGGTGGAAGCCACCGGGGCCGATGGCATCGAACTGAATTTCGGCTGCCCCCACGGCATGCCGGAACGGGGCATGGGCGCGGCGGTCGGCCAGGTGCCGGAATACGTCGAACAAGTCACTCGCTGGTGCAAGACCTATTGCTCGTTGCCGGTGATCGTCAAGCTCACGCCGAACATCACCGACATCCGCGTCGCCGCCCGTGCCGCCCACCGTGGTGGCGCCGATGCGGTGTCGTTGATCAACACCATCAACTCGATCACCAGCGTCAATCTGGAGCGCATGGTCGCCAATCCCGCCGTCGGCAGCCAAAGCACCCACGGCGGTTATTGCGGCTCGGCGGTGAAGCCGATTGCATTGAACATGGTGGCCGAAATCGCCCGCGACCCGCAGACCCAGGGCTTGCCCATCAGCGGTATAGGCGGCATTGGCAGCTGGCGCGATGCGGCGGAATTCATTGCCTTGGGCAGCGGCTCGGTGCAGGTGTGCACGGCGGCGATGTTGCATGGCTTCCGGATTGTCGAGGAGATGAAGGACGGTTTGTCACGCTGGATGGACAGTCAGGGCTACGCCAGCGTGTCTGAGTTTTCCGGGCGGGCGGTGGGCAACACCACGGACTGGAAGTACCTGGACATCAACTATCAGGTGATTGCGAAAATCGATCAGGAGGCGTGTATCGGTTGCGGCCGCTGCCACATCGCTTGCGAAGACACCTCGCACCAGGCGATTGCCAGCCTCAAACAAGCGGACGGCACGCATAAATATGAAGTGATCGATGAAGAGTGCGTGGGCTGCAACCTGTGCCAGATCACCTGCCCGGTGCAGGATTGCATCGAGATGGTACCGGTGGATACGGGCAAGCCGTTTCTGGACTGGAACCATGATCCGCGTAATCCGTACCATGTCACCCCCTGA